Proteins encoded within one genomic window of Gallus gallus isolate bGalGal1 chromosome 1, bGalGal1.mat.broiler.GRCg7b, whole genome shotgun sequence:
- the EIF2S3 gene encoding eukaryotic translation initiation factor 2 subunit 3, translating into MAGDEAGVTLGQPHLSRQDLATLDVTKLTPLSPEVISRQATINIGTIGHVAHGKSTVVKAISGVHTVRFKNELERNITIKLGYANAKIYKLDDPSCSRPECYRSCGSSTPDEFPTDIPGTKGNFKLVRHVSFVDCPGHDILMATMLNGAAVMDAALLLIAGNESCPQPQTSEHLAAIEIMKLKHILILQNKIDLVKESQAKEQYEQILAFVQGTVAEGAPIIPISAQLKYNIEVVCEYIVKKIPVPLRDFTSEPRLIVIRSFDVNKPGCEVDDLKGGVAGGSILKGVLKVGQEIEVRPGIVSKDSEGKLMCKPIFSKIVSLFAEHNDLQYAAPGGLIGVGTKIDPTLCRADRMVGQVLGAVGALPEIFTELEISYFLLRRLLGVRTEGDKKAAKVQKLSKNEVLMVNIGSLSTGGRVSAVKADLGKIVLTNPVCTEVGEKIALSRRVEKHWRLIGWGQIRRGVTIKPTVDDD; encoded by the exons ATGGCGGGGGACGAGGCGGGAGTGACACTGGGGCAGCCGCACCTCTCCCGGCAGGACCTCGCCACCTTG GATGTTACCAAGCTGACGCCTCTTTCACCAGAAGTCATCAGCAGACAAGCCACAATTAATatag GTACAATTGGCCACGTAGCCCACGGGAAGTCGACAGTAGTCAAAGCTATATCTGGTGTTCATACCGTCAGGTTTAAAAATGAACTGGAACGAAATATCACGATCAAGCTGGGCTATGCCAATGCAAAG ATTTACAAGTTGGATGACCCAAGCTGTTCCCGACCCGAATGTTACCGATCCTGTGGAAGTAGTACCCCAGATGAATTCCCTACAGATATTCCTGGCACCAAAGGGAATTTCAAACTAGTCAG GCATGTCTCTTTCGTGGATTGTCCTGGCCACGACATTTTGATGGCTACTATGTTGAACGGCGCAGCTGTAATGGATGCAGCTTTACTGCTGATAG ctggTAATGAGTCATGTCCTCAACCCCAGACCTCAGAACATCTAGCTGCTATAGAAATCATGAAACTGAAACACATTTTGATTCTGCAGAATAAGATTGATTTAGTGAAGGAGAGCCAGGCTAAAGAACAATACGAGCAGATTCTTGCATTTGTGCAAG GTACAGTTGCAGAAGGAGCTCCAATAATTCCGATCTCCGCACAGCTGAAATACAACATTGAGGTAGTCTGCGAGTATATAGTGAAGAAAATTCCAGTCCCTTTGCGAGACTTTACATCTGAACCAAGGCTTATTG TAATTAGGTCTTTTGATGTTAACAAGCCTGGCTGTGAAGTTGATGACCTTAAAGGGGGTGTAGCTGGTGGCAGTATTCTAAAAGGTGTTTTAAAG GTTGGTCAGGAAATTGAGGTCCGACCTGGTATCGTGTCCAAGGACAGCGAAGGAAAACTCATGTGCAAGCCAATCTTTTCCAAAATTGTGTCACTCTTTGCTGAGCACAACGATTTACAATACGCTGCTCCAGGAGGGCTTATAG GTGTTGGAACTAAGATTGACCCAACTTTGTGCCGGGCTGACCGAATGGTAGGGCAAGTTCTTGGTGCGGTTGGAGCATTGCCTGAAATATTCACAGAGCTAGAAATTTCCTATTTCTTGCTGAGACGACTGCTAGGTGTGCGCACTGAAGGAGACAAGAAAGCTGCAAAG GTGCAAAAACTATCAAAGAACGAAGTTTTAATGGTAAATATTGGATCCTTATCTACTGGAGGGAGAGTCAGCGCAGTAAAGGCTGATTTGGGGAAGATAGTGCTGACTAACCCAGTGTGCACAGAAGTGGGAGAAAAAATTGCCCTGAGTCGAAGAGTTGAAAAGCACTGGCG tttaATTGGTTGGGGTCAGATCAGAAGAGGAGTGACAATCAAACCGACTGTTGATGACgactga